The Setaria viridis chromosome 9, Setaria_viridis_v4.0, whole genome shotgun sequence sequence ATCAGATGAAGATGATGGCCCAATCGGTGCAGAAACCAAGGAAGCAAGCTTGCTTGCTGTCCACTTGATGATTCCAGATGCAATCAGACCAGCCATCTCTCCACTTCTGCTCCTTCCTGCTAGCTGCAAGAATTTGAGTTGACCAGGCTATAGGATGGGGCTTGCAACCACAAATCACACTTAAAAGTTAGTACAAAGTTAGGTCTGGAGTCTGGAGAGTGTTGACTTTGCTGTATGATAGAGCAATGCGTTCAAGGCACCTTAATTGTTTTTGTACCATTGCACATGGAGGCTTGTACTTGTATTGACCAAATTTGTCTGTTCTTTTAGTGGCCCAAGGCTAGTTTTTGTAAACTGGTTTTCAGCCGCCGGACTCATAGTAATATATGTTATGGTAGGCTCTATGCCAAatcaaaacttgaaaataaagcAGAGAGGAATTCTGCTCCGAGCCTGAATTGACTTCTTGTCTTGATTTATCATCAATTAAGATTCTCGTATTTTGTTAGTCAACGAGAGAAAATTGAAGATAAGATTTTACATTTATGAAGAATAGTTACAATAAGTGCATCTAAAGTTTTCAGAACATTTTGCAATAATTTGGCACAGAACGTGAAGTTTTGTGTACATCTTAACATCTCTACCATATATGGTTCTTGGCCGTATTCCCATGCACCCATATGCGTTGATAATTATGTTTATTGATATTGCTATAAAACTTGCAACGATGTCACACCAACTGCAGCGTTGCTGCCAATTTGTTATACTATGCAAAGTTGACAACGCTAACCGTACATAGGAGAGATGCAGGTAGCGTCACAGCACGCACTAGGAATAATTCAAATGCTATGCCACATGTGTGCTTGCTCATACATCGACAAAAAGACAAGAGCATGAGAATGAGACATGCTACTTGAACGAGTTCTCAATGTCGATTACAAAGCGGTATTTCACATCTCGATTAACAAGCCTTTTGAGAGCCTCATTGATATAATCTATCTTGATGATCTCAATCTGCGGATAGATTTTGTTCGCTGCATAGAAGTTAACCATTTCCTGGAtgtcttttgtacctccaacaATACTACCAGACAAGGTCCGCGCACTTAAAAAAGAAACTCAGGTTAAATCTGAATGACTTAGCTTCTGTTACCACATTTCTTTTCACCACATGAGTATCAGAACAGAGAATTACCAAGATTAAGGCTTGCAGGATGCACTTTGATCTCACTTGGAAAGCACACTACTGCCATCACACCACCAACCTTAAGAAGTGAGAGATATGGATCAAAAGGATGGTCACCCAAAGCAGCGTCAACTATGAAGTGCAGAGAGTATTTCAGGGACTGCAAAAGCAGATCATATAGTCACAATCAGCTGTTGATTAAATGGAACAAGCAATATTTAGCAACATAACTTCATTCTCAGCATAGGAGAACTATTCATGGCCATATGCAGAACTGGGCGCCCAGATCGGAACCAAGTAGCAAAACAATGAGAAAGATAGCAATCTACTGATCTGCTGCAAAAGTCACGTGATTTGCTTGTATCTCTAGAATaaatgaagaaacaaaaaaagctTTTCCCACTAAAAAGAAATACCAACTTTCTCATCATTTTGCTATTAATAAAAAAGTATGTGAAGAAAAACGTGGCATATCAGGTACATTATATGTGCAGTACCTCCATCTGCTGTGTGTTTGATGATATAACAAAATGATCTGCTCCAAGGATGTTGATGGCTTCATCTCTCTTCGATTCACTCGTACTGAAAACTGTGACCTTAAGGCCAAAGGCTTTACCAAATTTCACTGCCATGTGACCCAGTCCACCAAGTCCAATGACCCCTAGTGATTTTCCAGGTTGGTTCATATTGTGTCGCATCATTGGAGTATACATAGTGATTCCAGCACATAGAAGAGGTGCTGCCTTTGCCAAAGGGTAGCCATCTGGTATTTTGAAGCAGTACCTGAAACATCAATGAATCAACAGAAGATGTGATTTCCTTGTCAGACAAGTAGTGTTGACCAGCATCAAGATGCCAACAATATTCTTATATGGACCTATATATTATTCTTTAATCATGCATTGATTTTGCTGAAAATGTTTCCGCAGCAATGACACACAAATTTTAGTCACCTCTCATAAGAAACTAGATAGCATCATGAATATGACACCGTATGATCAAATCAGTGAATGAAATTACAGAGGAACAAAAGAACTTGTCAGTGTGACCTATATATACTGCCTGTTTTCATCTCTAAACCTAGTTTTTATCAAATTCAAGAAATCCTGTTTGAGCATCCAAATAAAATGGTACTGTCATACCTTTCATGGATTACAATGTGAGTGGAGTAACCCCCCTTTGTGACAGTGCCATCTTTATCAATGCCATTGAATGTATAAACTGATTTTGGGCAATAGTTCTCTAGAGAGCTATTGCAGTGCAGACGCGCTGATAGCGCGATGTAGAGCGCCCAGGTGTGGCGCTCCCCACCAGGGTTTGAATCCTGGTGCTGCAGGGTCGTACACCCACCTCCTGGACTGTAACAGAGCAGCGGACTCCGCGGCCGCCAATGAAGCGAGCGCGCGTGAGATCCCTGCCTGCTTTCCGGGTTTGGTGGGCCCCTATCTTAAGGCGAAAGTCAAGGGGACGTCTCTCCCCTTGATCGAGTCTTTAGAGAGCTATTGCAGTTCTCACAATCTCAGCATGAGGTCACGTAGGTTCCGATGCCTATATGGTCACCCACTTTAAAGCCTTTGACATCTGAACCAACCTCAGTTACAACTCCAGCTATCTCGTGCCTGCACAAATTAATATTAATGACAAATATATTCACAAACATCATTTTTAGATATACTGGTCTGAAAAGGCTTACCCAGGAACCAAAGGATATTTAGAATCATTGTGCCTATTCTGTGTCCAAACAACGTCGGCATAACAGACTCCACAGTGTGTGATCTTCAATGAAACATCGCCGCTTTGCACTGCTCTGAAAACATAAGAAGATGTC is a genomic window containing:
- the LOC117835983 gene encoding LOW QUALITY PROTEIN: probable cinnamyl alcohol dehydrogenase 1 (The sequence of the model RefSeq protein was modified relative to this genomic sequence to represent the inferred CDS: substituted 1 base at 1 genomic stop codon) — protein: MASESGDGNCNAWAARDPSGVLSPYKFDRRAVQSGDVSLKITHCGVCYADVVWTQNRHNDSKYPLVPGHEIAGVVTEVGSDVKGFKVGDHIGIGTYVTSCXDCENCNSSLKTRSRGETSLENYCPKSVYTFNGIDKDGTVTKGGYSTHIVIHERYCFKIPDGYPLAKAAPLLCAGITMYTPMMRHNMNQPGKSLGVIGLGGLGHMAVKFGKAFGLKVTVFSTSESKRDEAINILGADHFVISSNTQQMESLKYSLHFIVDAALGDHPFDPYLSLLKVGGVMAVVCFPSEIKVHPASLNLGNSLARTLSGSIVGGTKDIQEMVNFYAANKIYPQIEIIKIDYINEALKRLVNRDVKYRFVIDIENSFK